DNA sequence from the Candidatus Fluviicola riflensis genome:
GTTCAAACGGGATCCGGAGAGTTGATTAAAGCGGATTAAGCATTCAACATTTATAAAACGAAAAAAGCCGCGATTTTTCAATCGCGGCTTTTTTCGTTTTATAAGATTATTTCCCTCGTTTCAATTGCATCAACACTTTAAAAGCTTTGTCTACATGGTCTTGTTTTACAATAATAGTGAACTCATTGGCAGTTGAGACAACTTCAACAATGTTCAAACCTTCCCAGGCCAAATGCTTCAGAATGTAATAATAGACTCCGTAAACTTCTGAATTAACAGCGGGTAGTTTTACCGTAATCGAAGCCAAATCAGTTGTGTGAGATTTCAAGCGTTCGTTAATGAGCAGGTTGCTGATTTTATTCGAAATGCTTGATGAAGCGATGATCGTAGTTTCGGTGACGCCACGACAAATTGTGTAGAAAACGTCTGAATCAGAATTGACAAGTTGAACCAGGTCGGCTTGTTTCTGGCGTAAAGACTCTGTGTTTTCAAAAGTATAGTCCTCTAAGTTACTACGAACGAGAAAATCACCCAATTCACCGATAATATTGGTGATTTTCAGGTTAAGACGGTGATATAGCCCGGGCGACATACGCTTGATGGCCATTACAATAGCGCCTTCTTTGACTTCCTTGCCAAGTGTTTCTTCGATTTCAGGTTTGATTTTTCTTGCCAGTGAGGAGATGTTGATTAGATCATCAGTCATTGCCTCTCTTAAAAAAGGGCTTCGGCCGATAATTTCTTCAGTTATTTTTCCAATTGATAACATATTACGGTAAGATTTAAACAGGTGTGCAAATTTACACATTATAGTTAGCTTTTGGTGTAAACAGTTCGAGGAAGTATCAACTAGATGAATAGATCACACGTTTCGTTGAAGGAAAACAAGCTTCCAATGATTATTCGCTCAAAGCGGGCTGTTATCAATAGAAAATCAGAAAAAACAGGTAGTTAAGTTTTCAACAGATCAGGCGAGTTGCTGGTGGATGGTTTCTTTAACTAACTCTAGTACATGCTGCAGTTGTTCGTCGCGGGTTAACTCGCTGTTGTCAATTACAATAGCATCTTCTGCCTGCCGGAGTGGACTTTCTTCGCGGGTGCTGTCTATGCGATCACGGTCCAGTAAATTCTGCTGAACGGTTTCGAAAGCCACTTCCTGACCTTTGTTGAACATTTCATCAAAACGGCGTTGCGTGCGAACTTCAATTGAAGCAGTGAGAAATAATTTTAGCTCTGCATTTGGAAATACCACCGTTCCGATATCGCGGCCATCCATCACGATTCCACCTTTTTGCCCAAGAAGCTGTTGCTGGTGAACCAACTTTTGTCTTACTTCTTTAATTGTGGCAACCTGGCTCACAGATTGTGAGATTTCAAATGACCGGATTGGTATGGAAACATCTTCGTCATTAAGCAGAAGCACCTGGTCTCCCGTTTCTGGATCTTTATGAAAGGATAGGCTAATTTCAGGAAGCCGTTCGATCAATGCCTGTTTATCTAAAACACCATTGCGGATAAAACCGTTCCGCAGGGCAAACAAACAAACTCCGCGGTACATTGCTCCGGAATCGACAAAAACGTATTGCAGCGTGTGGGCTAATGCTTTGGCAAGTGTACTTTTTCCACACGACGAATAACCGTCAATTGCAATGGTGATCTTCTTTTTGAGTTCCGACATAAACCTTGTACCACTAAGTTGTTGTAAAGATAGTGAATAGAAATAGTTGGGCACAAAAAAAGGGAGCTAAAAAGCTCCCCTTCAAATTTCCAAAAGGAACTATTAGAATCTCCATCCAAGACGGAAAGAACCTACAGCACCAGTGT
Encoded proteins:
- a CDS encoding aspartate kinase, which codes for MLSIGKITEEIIGRSPFLREAMTDDLINISSLARKIKPEIEETLGKEVKEGAIVMAIKRMSPGLYHRLNLKITNIIGELGDFLVRSNLEDYTFENTESLRQKQADLVQLVNSDSDVFYTICRGVTETTIIASSSISNKISNLLINERLKSHTTDLASITVKLPAVNSEVYGVYYYILKHLAWEGLNIVEVVSTANEFTIIVKQDHVDKAFKVLMQLKRGK
- a CDS encoding cytidylate kinase: MSELKKKITIAIDGYSSCGKSTLAKALAHTLQYVFVDSGAMYRGVCLFALRNGFIRNGVLDKQALIERLPEISLSFHKDPETGDQVLLLNDEDVSIPIRSFEISQSVSQVATIKEVRQKLVHQQQLLGQKGGIVMDGRDIGTVVFPNAELKLFLTASIEVRTQRRFDEMFNKGQEVAFETVQQNLLDRDRIDSTREESPLRQAEDAIVIDNSELTRDEQLQHVLELVKETIHQQLA